The Citrifermentans bemidjiense Bem genome window below encodes:
- a CDS encoding alpha/beta fold hydrolase encodes MLTQINNIRLAYDDLGHGPAVLLIHGFPLNRQMWQPQLKPLADAGYRAIAPDLRGFGASDAPAAGYSMDRFADDLVALLDALQIDKAVVGGMSMGGYILMNLLERRPDRVRAAAFIATRSNADDEAARQRRSEMAAQAERLGANPITKIFAELLFADDTTVSRPELIAQVTSWMRSTNPNGLAGGLVAIRDRKEYTPLLASFGKPSLVIAGTEDRAAPLDVARVLIEALPGCRTKIIEKAGHMVNMEQPELFNKTLVDFLDSLPD; translated from the coding sequence ATGCTAACGCAAATAAACAACATCCGCCTCGCCTACGACGACCTCGGCCACGGCCCGGCCGTCTTGCTCATCCACGGCTTCCCGCTGAACCGCCAGATGTGGCAGCCGCAATTAAAACCGTTGGCCGACGCCGGCTATCGCGCCATCGCGCCGGACCTGCGCGGCTTCGGCGCCAGCGACGCGCCCGCTGCCGGCTACAGCATGGACCGCTTCGCCGACGACCTGGTGGCGCTGCTCGATGCGCTGCAGATCGACAAGGCAGTGGTGGGCGGGATGTCCATGGGGGGATACATCCTCATGAACCTCCTGGAGCGCCGCCCCGACCGGGTCCGCGCCGCAGCCTTCATCGCCACCAGGAGCAACGCCGACGACGAAGCTGCACGCCAGCGCAGAAGTGAAATGGCCGCCCAAGCCGAAAGGCTGGGGGCAAACCCGATTACGAAGATCTTCGCCGAACTTCTTTTTGCCGACGACACCACCGTGTCCCGCCCGGAACTTATCGCTCAGGTCACCTCCTGGATGCGCTCCACCAACCCCAATGGACTCGCCGGTGGCCTGGTCGCCATCAGGGACAGGAAGGAATACACTCCCCTTCTCGCCTCCTTCGGCAAGCCTTCGCTCGTTATCGCCGGAACCGAGGATCGGGCCGCGCCGCTTGATGTCGCGAGGGTGCTAATCGAGGCGCTCCCCGGCTGCCGGACCAAAATCATCGAAAAGGCGGGGCACATGGTTAACATGGAACAACCAGAACTCTTCAACAAGACGCTGGTCGACTTCCTCGATTCGCTTCCTGATTAG
- the recD gene encoding exodeoxyribonuclease V subunit alpha: MAAETFQFNDIDRQFASFICRQAASRDAHLEAAAALLSRGVTAGDVCLDLESALEDARAAGYRIESVAAWRQKLAAHPVVGEPGEFKPLILDHADRLYLQRYWRYEDELAEAIMKRGKTVRFDRALLQKGLARLFPPTPGETDWQRVAALAAVTRRFCVISGGPGTGKTSTVVKVLSLLLEQAEEAGTGAGLRIALAAPTGKAAARLKESISDGARFAEEGVRGLIPEDVFTLHRLLGYLKGSSGFRHNADNPLPYDVVIVDEASMVSLPLMAKLVCALRHDTRLILLGDRDQLASVEAGAVLGDICDTGGVHGFSPAFAALAADLAGDAVTSSSGMSPLGDAVVQLQRSYRFSSAGGIGKVGSLVNAGDAPGALSACLDSAVAGVTLAPLPTAAALADALAKRISEGYGAYLREESPEAAFAEFSRFRILCAMRSGPFGVEAINLLVRQRLSQAGMIHPRGRWYAGEPVMITRNDYNLGLFNGDVGLILPDAETGGELRAFFPSGTGGMRKVLPLRLPEYECAFAMTVHKSQGSEFDRVLLVLPDRDAPVLTRELLYTAITRAKTSVDILANQELFLSTVTRRIVRRSGLRDKTWKPN; the protein is encoded by the coding sequence ATGGCTGCTGAAACATTCCAATTCAACGACATAGACCGGCAGTTCGCCTCATTCATCTGCCGGCAGGCGGCAAGCCGCGACGCGCACCTTGAGGCTGCGGCGGCGCTCTTGAGCCGCGGGGTGACGGCGGGGGACGTCTGCCTCGACCTGGAGAGCGCCCTGGAAGACGCGCGCGCCGCTGGGTACCGCATCGAATCGGTAGCCGCCTGGCGCCAGAAGCTCGCCGCCCACCCGGTAGTCGGCGAGCCCGGCGAGTTCAAGCCGCTCATCCTGGACCACGCCGACCGCCTCTACCTGCAGCGCTACTGGCGCTATGAGGATGAGCTCGCCGAGGCGATCATGAAACGCGGCAAGACGGTGCGGTTCGACCGGGCGCTGTTGCAGAAGGGGCTCGCACGGCTTTTTCCTCCCACGCCTGGAGAAACGGACTGGCAGCGGGTTGCTGCCCTCGCCGCCGTCACCAGGCGCTTTTGCGTCATCTCCGGGGGGCCCGGAACCGGCAAGACCTCGACCGTAGTAAAGGTGCTATCGCTCCTCCTGGAGCAGGCGGAGGAGGCTGGAACCGGCGCCGGCCTCAGGATCGCACTGGCTGCCCCCACCGGCAAGGCTGCCGCGAGGCTTAAGGAATCGATCAGCGATGGAGCCCGCTTTGCCGAAGAGGGGGTACGCGGGCTGATCCCGGAGGACGTCTTCACCCTGCACCGCCTGCTCGGTTACCTGAAGGGTTCCAGCGGCTTCCGCCACAACGCCGATAACCCGCTCCCCTACGACGTGGTAATCGTCGACGAGGCCTCCATGGTCTCGCTCCCCCTCATGGCCAAGCTGGTCTGCGCCTTGCGGCACGACACCCGCCTGATCCTTTTGGGCGACCGGGACCAGCTCGCCTCGGTGGAAGCCGGCGCGGTCCTGGGCGACATCTGCGACACCGGCGGCGTGCACGGCTTCTCCCCCGCTTTCGCCGCCCTGGCAGCCGACCTCGCCGGCGATGCCGTCACCTCCAGCTCCGGCATGTCCCCGCTCGGCGACGCTGTCGTGCAGTTGCAGAGGAGCTACCGCTTCTCCTCCGCCGGAGGCATCGGCAAAGTTGGTTCGCTGGTCAACGCAGGGGATGCTCCCGGCGCTTTGTCGGCCTGCCTCGACTCCGCCGTAGCCGGCGTCACGCTGGCGCCGCTCCCCACCGCAGCCGCCCTGGCCGACGCGCTCGCCAAAAGGATTAGCGAAGGCTACGGCGCCTATCTGCGGGAGGAGAGCCCGGAAGCAGCCTTCGCTGAGTTCAGCCGGTTCCGTATCCTTTGCGCCATGCGCAGCGGCCCGTTCGGAGTCGAGGCGATCAACCTCCTGGTGCGTCAACGATTGTCCCAGGCGGGAATGATCCACCCCCGCGGCCGCTGGTACGCCGGCGAGCCGGTCATGATCACCAGGAACGACTACAACCTTGGGCTCTTCAACGGCGACGTGGGGCTGATTTTGCCCGACGCCGAAACCGGAGGAGAGCTGCGCGCCTTCTTCCCCTCCGGCACCGGCGGCATGAGGAAAGTCTTGCCGCTCAGGCTCCCGGAATACGAGTGCGCCTTCGCCATGACCGTGCACAAGAGCCAGGGTTCCGAGTTCGACCGAGTGCTGCTGGTTCTGCCCGACCGCGACGCGCCGGTCCTGACACGGGAGCTTTTGTACACCGCCATAACCCGGGCGAAAACGTCGGTCGACATCCTGGCGAACCAGGAACTTTTTCTCTCCACCGTCACGCGCAGAATTGTCAGACGGTCGGGACTGAGAGACAAAACGTGGAAACCCAATTGA
- the recB gene encoding exodeoxyribonuclease V subunit beta, producing MKRFDLLHTPLAGRNLIEASAGTGKTFTIAGVYLRLVLEQKFDVSRILVVTFTEAATKELKERIRNKLKEAENGFLTGATDDFLIEGLLKSTQDHSEARRLLSSAIRSFDEAAIFTIHGFCQRMLQDNPFESGSLCDTELVTDQGKILMEIAQDYWRINCYGQPEERIAAAGAAKVSPESLLKLVQRVCGDPNAAVIPDPPADANELDDWLQGLKRGFFDYLRAELPKRKRLKNLRSFDDLLLDLHAALLRPASTLPRLIRERYQAALIDEFQDTDPLQFAIFDAIYPVGHEAPFFLIGDPKQAIYSFRGADIFAYMGAAQATKERHTLLQNFRSEAGLIDAVNALFASRELPFLYPQIGFNKVEAAPKEKSRLVEAGQRKAPLKLWLAPRKDAGKPINKGDAWEQLPETVAAEISRLLRDGADGKLTVEELRKDAEEGSENWVQRAVEPRDIAVLVRANRQAKLMQRALTHRGIPSVLCSAGNLFESDEAAELLRLLSAVAQPGHESLLRGALATDLVGVSGTELARLMDDEKGWEEILEEFRSYHDTWNSGSCMSMALQFMEKREVRKRLLAEPMGERRLTNLLHAIETIHQAQVNERLGMEAVISWLACRITEEPKKDEYEIRLETDEAAVQLVTIHKSKGLEYPIVFLPFCWAEYAGKDEGALFHDEDGRVVLDIGSEQMGEHKAQAAREALAESLRLLYVALTRGKHRTYLTWGVFKDAGDSALHYLLHPGETPVKGQVTLSDADIRKRLDTLAASSAGRIEVLDLPAADLAPYRAHDKKAPDLAPLPFTGAISRDWRVASFTSLSSHKHHTAELPDRDEGSPVEERPVHDVEPTGIFAFPKGAKAGIFLHKIFEDLDFTRVGEQLSPLVKEQLDKHGFAPDWSQAVRDMVQNVLQAPLGDGEIALAQVGLERRLTEMEFFFPLSHVTSDRLREAAARFTAGHGTAGVAGLPVDLADLFSRLSFAPVQGMLLGFIDLVFEHGGRYYIVDWKSNHLGNTPGNYGQAALKKEMEENFYPLQYLLYTVALDNYLRLRIPGYDYDRHFGGVFYLFLRGVDGTGNGVYADRPPRELIAHLAEVLLPESARPSRIDEPSPSPLPSPAGRGGVGKKPRKTEIEGQLSLDLFD from the coding sequence ATGAAACGATTCGACCTGCTCCATACCCCGCTTGCCGGGCGCAATCTGATCGAGGCGAGCGCCGGCACCGGCAAGACCTTCACCATCGCCGGGGTCTACCTGCGCCTGGTGCTGGAACAGAAATTCGACGTCTCGCGCATCCTGGTGGTCACCTTCACCGAGGCCGCGACGAAGGAGCTCAAGGAGCGGATCAGGAACAAACTGAAGGAAGCCGAAAACGGCTTCCTGACCGGCGCCACGGACGACTTCCTGATCGAGGGGCTGCTCAAGTCGACGCAGGACCACTCCGAGGCGCGGCGGCTTCTGTCGAGCGCCATACGGAGCTTCGACGAGGCCGCCATCTTCACCATCCACGGTTTCTGCCAGAGGATGCTGCAGGACAACCCCTTCGAAAGCGGCTCCCTGTGCGATACCGAGCTTGTCACCGACCAAGGGAAGATCCTGATGGAGATCGCCCAGGACTACTGGCGCATCAACTGCTACGGCCAGCCTGAGGAGAGGATCGCCGCGGCCGGCGCCGCCAAGGTCTCCCCGGAGTCCCTGCTGAAGCTGGTGCAAAGGGTCTGCGGAGACCCGAACGCCGCAGTGATCCCGGACCCGCCCGCCGACGCCAACGAGCTGGATGATTGGCTCCAGGGGCTCAAGCGCGGCTTCTTCGACTACCTGCGCGCCGAGCTCCCGAAACGAAAGCGGCTCAAGAACCTGCGCTCCTTCGACGACCTCCTCCTCGACCTGCACGCGGCGCTGCTGCGCCCCGCATCGACGCTGCCGCGGCTGATCCGCGAGCGCTACCAGGCAGCCCTCATCGACGAGTTCCAGGACACGGACCCCCTCCAGTTCGCCATCTTCGACGCCATCTACCCGGTGGGACACGAGGCCCCTTTCTTCCTGATCGGCGACCCGAAGCAGGCCATCTACAGCTTCCGCGGCGCCGACATCTTCGCCTACATGGGGGCGGCCCAGGCGACAAAAGAGCGCCACACCCTGCTGCAGAACTTCCGCTCCGAAGCGGGGCTGATCGATGCCGTCAACGCCCTCTTCGCGTCGCGCGAGCTCCCCTTCCTCTACCCGCAGATAGGCTTCAACAAGGTGGAAGCGGCTCCCAAAGAGAAGAGCAGGCTCGTGGAAGCGGGGCAGAGGAAGGCGCCGTTAAAGCTCTGGCTCGCCCCGCGCAAGGACGCCGGCAAACCGATCAACAAAGGGGATGCCTGGGAGCAGCTCCCGGAAACGGTGGCGGCGGAAATCTCGCGCCTTCTGCGCGACGGCGCGGACGGGAAGCTGACCGTCGAGGAGCTCCGGAAGGACGCCGAGGAGGGGAGCGAGAACTGGGTGCAGCGCGCGGTCGAACCGAGGGATATCGCCGTCCTGGTGCGCGCGAACCGGCAGGCGAAGCTGATGCAGCGGGCGCTGACCCACAGGGGGATACCGAGCGTCCTCTGTAGCGCGGGTAACCTCTTCGAGTCCGACGAGGCGGCGGAACTGCTCCGGCTCCTCTCGGCGGTGGCGCAACCGGGGCACGAGTCGCTTCTGCGCGGGGCGCTGGCCACCGACCTGGTCGGGGTGAGCGGGACGGAACTGGCCCGGCTCATGGACGACGAGAAGGGGTGGGAAGAGATCCTGGAGGAATTCAGGAGCTATCACGACACCTGGAACAGCGGCAGCTGCATGTCCATGGCGCTGCAGTTCATGGAAAAGCGCGAGGTCAGGAAGCGGCTGCTCGCTGAACCGATGGGGGAGCGGCGCCTTACCAACCTCCTGCACGCCATCGAGACCATCCACCAGGCGCAGGTCAACGAACGCCTGGGGATGGAAGCGGTCATCTCTTGGCTCGCCTGCCGCATCACTGAAGAGCCCAAGAAGGATGAGTACGAGATCCGGCTGGAGACCGACGAGGCCGCGGTGCAGTTGGTCACCATCCACAAGAGCAAGGGGCTCGAGTACCCCATCGTGTTCCTCCCTTTCTGCTGGGCGGAGTACGCCGGCAAGGACGAAGGGGCGCTCTTCCACGACGAGGACGGCCGGGTGGTGCTGGACATAGGCTCCGAGCAGATGGGAGAGCACAAGGCGCAGGCCGCGCGGGAGGCCCTGGCCGAGAGCCTGCGCCTTCTCTACGTAGCCCTCACCCGCGGCAAGCACCGGACCTACCTCACCTGGGGCGTCTTCAAGGATGCCGGCGACAGCGCGCTGCACTACCTGCTGCACCCTGGCGAGACGCCGGTCAAGGGGCAGGTGACGCTGAGCGATGCCGACATCCGCAAAAGACTCGACACGCTGGCGGCCTCCTCCGCCGGGAGAATCGAGGTCCTGGATCTCCCTGCGGCCGACCTGGCGCCATACCGGGCGCACGACAAGAAGGCGCCGGACCTCGCGCCGCTTCCCTTTACCGGCGCCATCTCCCGGGACTGGCGTGTGGCGAGCTTCACCTCGCTCTCCAGCCACAAGCACCACACAGCCGAGCTTCCCGACCGCGACGAGGGGAGCCCGGTCGAGGAGCGGCCCGTGCACGATGTCGAGCCGACCGGGATCTTCGCCTTTCCCAAGGGGGCCAAGGCCGGCATCTTCCTGCACAAGATCTTCGAGGACCTCGATTTCACAAGGGTGGGCGAGCAGCTCTCGCCCCTGGTGAAGGAGCAATTGGACAAGCACGGCTTCGCCCCCGACTGGAGCCAGGCGGTGCGCGACATGGTGCAAAACGTGCTGCAGGCGCCGCTGGGAGACGGGGAGATCGCGCTGGCTCAGGTGGGGTTGGAGCGGCGCCTCACCGAAATGGAATTCTTCTTCCCTCTTTCGCACGTTACCTCCGACCGTCTGAGGGAAGCCGCCGCCCGCTTCACGGCCGGACACGGCACGGCGGGAGTCGCCGGGTTACCGGTCGATCTGGCCGATCTTTTCAGCCGCCTGTCCTTCGCGCCAGTGCAGGGGATGCTGCTCGGCTTCATCGACCTTGTCTTCGAGCACGGCGGGCGTTACTACATCGTGGACTGGAAGTCCAACCACCTGGGTAACACCCCCGGCAACTATGGGCAGGCGGCGCTGAAAAAAGAGATGGAAGAAAACTTCTATCCCCTGCAGTACCTCCTCTACACGGTGGCGCTCGACAACTACCTGAGGCTCAGGATCCCCGGGTACGATTACGACCGGCACTTCGGCGGCGTCTTCTACCTTTTCCTGCGCGGCGTCGACGGGACCGGGAACGGGGTCTACGCCGACCGGCCGCCCAGGGAACTCATCGCCCATCTGGCAGAGGTGCTGCTCCCGGAGAGCGCGAGACCTTCCCGGATTGATGAACCAAGCCCCTCACCCCTACCCTCTCCCGCCGGGCGAGGGGGAGTTGGGAAGAAGCCGAGAAAGACCGAGATAGAGGGGCAGCTCAGCCTCGATCTCTTTGACTGA
- a CDS encoding four helix bundle protein has product METNAVKDKSFAFALRIIKLYQYLCERKEFVISKQLLRSGTAVGALVREAEQAESRADFIHKLAIALKEANETEYWLELLHQSNYLEDKNYQSISSDSKCLLRLLTSIIKTTKMHNKK; this is encoded by the coding sequence ATGGAAACTAATGCTGTCAAAGATAAGTCTTTCGCATTCGCATTGAGAATCATCAAGTTGTATCAGTATCTTTGCGAGCGAAAGGAGTTTGTGATCAGCAAGCAGTTGCTGAGGTCCGGCACCGCTGTCGGTGCACTGGTGCGCGAAGCCGAACAGGCGGAAAGTAGAGCCGACTTTATTCACAAATTGGCAATAGCCCTGAAAGAAGCCAACGAAACAGAGTACTGGCTAGAACTCCTCCACCAGTCCAATTATCTTGAAGATAAAAATTACCAATCGATATCTTCAGATTCAAAATGCTTACTAAGACTACTGACCTCCATAATTAAAACGACGAAGATGCACAACAAAAAATAA
- the rmuC gene encoding DNA recombination protein RmuC codes for MTPDLFQLIILLLGAATFVFAFLCYLHLKRAHIAEARFDQLEKGLERLERTLQAELGRNREELGGNLRQFGEAVQKRMVDIASLQKGQLEGFTQQLGSLTASNEQRLDKLRETVELRLKWLQDDNSKKLEQMRATVDEKLHETLEKRLGESFKQVSGQLEQVHKGLGEMQSLASGVGDLKKVLSNIKTRGTLGEVQLHNLLEQILTPDQYGANVATKPGSDARVEFAIRLPGKDDKPLWLPVDAKFPQEDYLRLVEAQEQGNQAAVQEATRQFDKTVAAMAKLICEKYLAPPDTTDFAVMFLANEASYAQVLSRPGLFDAILREHKVIVAGPTTIAALLSSLSLGFKTLTIEKRSSDVWRLLGAIKTEFMTFGTLLEKTRKKLDEASSSIDTAATRTRRIQRKMQGIEQLPEHEAKGLLGGEFGAAEPESEVILIDEA; via the coding sequence ATGACACCTGACCTCTTTCAATTGATCATCCTGCTGCTTGGCGCCGCCACCTTCGTGTTCGCGTTCCTTTGCTACCTGCATCTCAAACGGGCGCACATCGCCGAAGCGCGCTTCGACCAACTGGAAAAGGGGTTGGAGCGGCTGGAACGCACCCTGCAAGCAGAACTCGGGAGAAACCGCGAGGAGCTGGGGGGGAACCTCAGGCAATTCGGGGAGGCGGTGCAAAAGCGGATGGTGGATATCGCCTCGCTGCAAAAGGGACAGCTTGAAGGATTCACTCAGCAGCTTGGCAGCCTCACCGCCAGCAACGAGCAGCGCCTGGACAAGCTGCGCGAAACGGTAGAGCTGCGCCTCAAGTGGCTGCAGGACGACAACTCGAAGAAGCTGGAGCAGATGCGCGCCACGGTTGACGAAAAGCTGCACGAGACCCTGGAAAAGCGGCTGGGGGAGTCGTTCAAGCAGGTAAGCGGCCAGCTGGAGCAGGTCCACAAGGGGCTGGGGGAGATGCAGTCGCTTGCCTCCGGGGTCGGCGACCTGAAGAAGGTCCTCTCCAACATCAAGACCCGCGGCACGCTCGGCGAGGTGCAACTGCACAACCTTTTGGAGCAGATACTCACCCCGGACCAGTACGGCGCCAACGTCGCCACGAAGCCCGGGAGCGACGCGCGGGTCGAGTTCGCCATACGCCTTCCCGGCAAGGACGACAAGCCGCTCTGGCTCCCGGTCGACGCCAAGTTCCCGCAGGAGGACTACCTGCGGCTGGTCGAGGCCCAGGAGCAGGGAAACCAGGCCGCGGTACAGGAGGCGACCAGGCAGTTCGACAAGACCGTCGCCGCCATGGCGAAGCTCATCTGCGAGAAGTACTTAGCCCCTCCCGACACCACCGATTTCGCCGTCATGTTCCTGGCCAACGAGGCAAGCTACGCCCAGGTGTTAAGCCGCCCCGGGCTCTTCGACGCCATCTTGCGCGAGCACAAGGTCATCGTCGCAGGCCCCACCACCATCGCCGCCCTCCTTTCGTCGCTCAGCCTCGGCTTCAAGACGCTCACCATCGAGAAAAGGAGCAGCGACGTCTGGCGGTTATTGGGCGCGATAAAGACCGAGTTCATGACCTTCGGGACGTTGCTGGAAAAAACCAGGAAGAAGCTCGACGAGGCCTCCTCCAGCATCGACACCGCCGCGACCCGCACCCGCCGCATCCAGCGCAAGATGCAAGGGATCGAGCAGTTGCCGGAGCATGAAGCGAAGGGATTGTTGGGAGGGGAGTTTGGCGCCGCGGAGCCGGAGAGCGAAGTTATTCTGATCGATGAAGCGTAA